In Lemur catta isolate mLemCat1 chromosome 1, mLemCat1.pri, whole genome shotgun sequence, one DNA window encodes the following:
- the TMPPE gene encoding transmembrane protein with metallophosphoesterase domain, with product MAVFRQLSLGSKAALVAVTVFVSMIVSRSCLAESLELRAWRWLFRLQLALFVNSLMLIGSLYIWRSTVSNLCHSPAAESTCFQLWKVVVLAFLVLAHSSFFTMIFLVAEEPYLFSLAACSCLGAYIIMLFFLCILSSMEQAYQLLAWHSGRVVGSLDKTRKLALRPALAVAVTAVLSVAGLLNAAQPPAVKTVEVPIGQLPLSMNNLKIALLSDIHLGPTVGRTKMEMFVRMVNLLDPDITVIVGDLSDSEASVLRKAVAPLGQLHSRLGTYFVTGNHEYYTSDVSNWFALLESLHVQPLHNENVKISATGAQRGGGEDDGWICLAGVDDIEADILHYSGHGMDLVKALKGCSPDHTIILLAHQPLAAKRALQARPDINLILSGHTHAGQIFPLNVAAYLLNPFFAGLYQVAQATFVYVSPGTAYYGIPMRLGSRAEITELILQRAP from the coding sequence ATGGCCGTCTTCAGGCAGCTGTCCCTAGGCTCGAAGGCCGCCCTGGTTGCTGTCACTGTCTTCGTGTCCATGATCGTCTCTCGCTCCTGTCTAGCGGAGAGCCTTGAGCTCAGGGCCTGGCGTTGGCTGTTTCGCCTGCAGCTCGCCCTGTTTGTCAATTCGCTCATGCTCATTGGCTCTCTCTACATCTGGCGCAGCACAGTGAGCAACCTCTGCCACTCCCCAGCCGCGGAGTCAACCTGTTTTCAGCTCTGGAAGGTGGTGGTTCTGGCATTTCTGGTCCTGGCCCATTCCAGTTTCTTCACCATGATCTTTTTAGTGGCCGAGGAGCCCTATCTCTTTTCCTTGGcagcctgctcctgcctgggtGCTTACATCATCATGCTCTTCTTCCTCTGCATCCTCAGCAGCATGGAGCAAGCCTATCAGCTcttggcctggcacagtggtaGGGTGGTGGGCAGTCTTGACAAGACAAGGAAGCTGGCGCTCAGGCCCGCCCTGGCAGTAGCAGTGACCGCCGTGCTCAGTGTGGCAGGACTTCTGAATGCTGCCCAGCCTCCAGCTGTGAAAACCGTGGAGGTGCCCATCGGTCAGCTGCCCCTCTCTATGAACAACCTCAAGATCGCGCTCCTCTCAGACATCCACTTGGGCCCCACGGTGGGCAGGACAAAGATGGAGATGTTTGTGAGGATGGTGAACCTACTGGACCCAGACATCACAGTGATCGTGGGTGACCTCTCCGATTCGGAAGCCTCGGTTCTGCGGAAAGCTGTCGCTCCCTTGGGCCAGCTACATTCGCGCCTCGGCACCTACTTCGTCACAGGCAATCACGAGTACTACACGTCAGATGTCAGCAACTGGTTTGCGCTGCTGGAATCCCTGCACGTCCAGCCTCTTCACAATGAGAACGTGAAGATTTCTGCCACAGGGGCCCAACGTGGTGGGGGTGAAGATGACGGCTGGATCTGCTTGGCCGGGGTGGACGATATTGAAGCAGACATCCTGCACTACTCTGGCCATGGCATGGATCTTGTCAAGGCCCTGAAGGGCTGCAGCCCAGACCACACCATCATCTTGCTAGCTCACCAGCCCCTGGCTGCCAAAAGAGCCCTCCAGGCTCGGCCAGACATTAACCTGATCCTTTCTGGGCACACGCATGCTGGGCAAATCTTCCCCTTGAACGTGGCAGCCTATCTCCTGAACCCCTTTTTTGCTGGTCTTTACCAGGTGGCCCAGGCTACATTTGTATATGTCAGCCCAGGCACAGCCTACTACGGGATACCCATGAGGTTGGGTAGCCGGGCAGAGATTACGGAGCTCATCCTGCAGCGGGCTCCCTGA